TAAGAATTCTTTCATGTTATTTAGGAGCCAAACATTAGTGTTGTCATGGTGaaagagacacagaaaatgagaaatatttttattgtccAAGTTGAAAATAACACAGCAAAGTTTAAGCAGGGTAAAGTGTAATATTTGAACTGATTTCCTTCCCCCACTGTGAGATCTTGATGTCAGTCTTTGAGGTCCCATAGATGCAGTTTCCCTCTCCAGGGCAACAGAGGCACACACACGAACACAGTGCCTTGGACAACGTGTTTGCTGTATGAGGACGTTGGAAAATGTTCTTGGTCAAACTTCTTGACATGCAGCTGAAGAACTGTCAGTAATTGTTGAGATTCAGAGTGCTATTAATTGAAATACAATAGACTTGAGCTATTTCTGCCTTATATTGTGCCTAATTTAGTCCTGTCTTTCAACCAGTGAATGTTGAATTTTGCAGCGCTTAACCTCTACAGCAGCACCAGAATTAACATCGTCCACATTTTGTGCACCCTGTGTAGCTCCATCACTTGTAAAGGGCCTTGccattttctgtgctctgtagAGGCTCTCAGAAGTTCAGGGAACAGTCCCACTTGCCTTGAAATAGATGCAGATAATAGATAATTGCAGTGATTTCATCTGCTGTGGGCTGCCATTTCATGACTCTGGTGTCACGTCCCATTGTACCTCCTCGTTCTTCCAGGTGGGCGGTCTCCAACAGAGAGATGCTGATGGCCCAGAACAGCTCCTTGGAATTCAAACTGCACAGGTTATATTTCATCAGTTTATTGATGGGTGGAACAGCAAATCAAAGGGAAGCACTTCAGTATGCGAAAAACTTCCAGCCCTTCGCCCTAAATCATCAGAAAGGTACATTTTTGGTCACATGAAAGCATTGGGATATAGCACCTTGGAGTAAAACATGTATCAAATATGTTTTACTCCATTCTTTTCAGTTTGTTAAAGGCTGCTTCTTTTTGGATTTATCATGTATAACCCAGATCCTTACAATTAGAAttatcttctttcttctttttttaagaggGCTCAAAAATAATACCTGAATGATTGCACATTTGCTGAAATTTAAGGTTTTTGactctttaaataaaatgtagatTGCATCTAGAATAGGCCTGCTGCCAGAGTCAAGTGCTAAAAATGCAGAGGAATGTTCTTGGAATAGTCATCTGCTATTTTCTGCTGCGTGGGATAAtacaaagagaaattaaacttTTGAAAAATGGAGGTCATGTGAGTAAAATGAACCATCTCAAGCTGAATCCAACAAAGTCTATTTTTTTAGGGTACTGTGTGTGTCAGAAAGCTTACCAAAAAACTAAAGCTGCTAGAAGCAAATTCCCAGGCAGCACACCCTGGCAACTCCCCAGCCAAAAAGTAGCAGGAgtggagctctcctggctgtcaTGGCTGTAATTGTTTGTGTGTATCTGCCTGTTTTCCATGTGAaagctccagctggggacccaGTCTCTTGTTTGTTGTACAAACTCTGCTGTTCCTGGTCCCTTGCAGATATCCAGGTTCTGATGGGCAGCCTGGTGTACCTGCGGCAGGGCATCGAGAACTCGCCCTACGTTCACCTCCTGGATGCCAACCAGTGGGCTGACATCTGTGACATCTTCACCAGGGAtgcctgtgctctcctgggCCTCTCAGTTGAATCCCCTCTCAGTGTTAGGtatgctgcttttctcttgcttttgaGACCAGGTACTTCGTGGTTTGGTTCCTGTTTTTTGTTGAAGACAAAAGAAATGACTTTTTGACTAGCTTGCCTTAAATGCAGGGTATAGTTACAGTTAACAAGTCTGCAAAGATTAAAAAGCAGAGGTTCCTGTGTGCTGGACTTTACCCTGCACCACTGCAGCTCAAGAGGAAGCCTTTCTGGATGGAATTTATCTTCCATAGTTTAGACATAACTGCTAAAGATGAGGATGGCAATCAGCCAGTCATTCCCACAACAAATGTGTgacagctgtccctgctgttcagctgaaaaataaccCTGAAAATGTGGCCATGATTCCATCAGCATTtgataattttgtttgtttttttttttttccccacacatTACTAGTCATCTTCTTAAAAGAATGCTTAACAGTTATGTTGTGGTTTCAGCTGCTAAAATTTCTAAATTGTCTGCTGGGCCTCTTTTGCAAAGAAGAAAGAGGCACTTTCAAACTCAGTAGCTAATCTGACAAAATGCAAATCTGTAGGAGGCTGTTGGAAATATGaagaaaacccaaccaaatCTTCTTCTAGCTTCTTTGAAGATAAAACAGATTAGCTGCTATTTAGCCTTTGCATGTCAGTTTCCCCAGTACACTCCCCTGATGctctcattttcatttaaaattttaaacaaaaaataaatgataTTGTGTCTTTCTAGGCTGGATTTGGTACTTAGCAGAAGCTTCACTGCttcgggtttttttttgtttgttttggctttattttttctttttactgtttCCATTCACTATTGTTAGACTTCTGTGCTTGGTTCAGAGCTCTCACATTGTTAagccttttgcttttcctgtttgtacCTCAGTTACAAAATACAACAGAAACAACAAAGGGAGCACTTCAGACTAATTTTTCTACAATAAACTTTCAAGTTTCAGTTGGAGTATTTTATAGGTATTTAGAgcttaaatgttttttttcatcttcctcttgTTTCATGCAAATAACCAGCACTCCCTTAGATTTTCGTTGCTCATGCACTGATGCTGCAAATGCAGTTTTCAGAGCACATGGCCAAGAGATTTTTGGTGATGTGGAAAATCCCTATTCCTGATGTTTGGAGTGGTGGGACAtttgctctgctcctggtgtGGAATTGATTGTGCTGAAATGTATTTACTGTATAGGTGCTATTGATGCTCTTGTCATAAACAAGGCTGTTCTCAACTGGTGTGACCTTGGAGTGCTGCAGATCCTTTAGGAATTAAACAAGCTGGAAGTGAAATCCctgctgtaaaatattttgctttattgaACATGAGTAGAGGGCACTTTCTTAATGCTGATTCTGAAAGGGCTCTTCAGAGATGTTTTCACACAAATACTACTAGTCTGTTTGTTAGACTTCTCACAGGATTAACACAAGTTACACTCTGGGCTGAATTAACAAAAAAGCCAAGTGTAAGAGTTAAAATGGCCAGTTGGAGGTGAGagatataatttatttatatatattatatatatatattagcTTAGGCAAGAGATCCACAGGTTTCAGGTAGAGGAAAGGCATGACTTATGTAGACAATAAAACTGGCACAAATAGTAAAATAATCTGCCAAACAGAGCAGGCTGATAGCAAGGTCAAATCCTCTTTCTGTTGCTGGTGATTTCCAGTACTGTCATTAGACTTAAATCCATCAACTCATCTGTTAATTCATGGAAAAGTCTGtcataatttcttttgtaaaatactgaaatgtttcTAGATAATGTGCTAAATTCTGGTAGTGGGTAAATCCCAGAGGAGGCTGAACTGTTTGTTGGGACACAGACTTTGGGCAGTTTTATACTGCTGTTCTTGTCACAGGCCCTggtttcctccctttccttaCCTACctgctttttctgcatttcttttcttggtttatggtgaaggtggAAAGACATGTTTCTTTACAtgataattatatataattaaagGATTATGggttgtgtgtatgtgtgtgggTTACATGGAAAGTCTTGTTCTGCACATACTCCACCATAGCTGAGAGCAACATCCTGTATAAATTAATGTTATGTCTTCCTCCTGTACAGCTCAAAATCAAAGTGGGTGGTAGAAGAAATCAATTCATTATGAATCTCAGAGGAGGGATTAACTGTTATTTTCTGTCCACAATGTAGTACCTGAGGGCCCCAGCCTAAAACACATGAATAATTGATAACCTGCCCCAAAACTCTTGCTTGTCTGTACCTCTAAGCTCCCTTCAGGTATAACAAgatgtaaatgaaaaaatacaaaaacctTGTCTCCCAGTTAacctttaaaatagaaatgtgaGAAGTGTTGGTTTCCTAACATGCTCCTCATATTAACATGtcctttttctgcagtttttcagCAGGTTGTGTAGCATTACCAGCTCTAATCAACATCAAGGCAGTAATTGAGCAAAGGCAGTGCACGGGGGTGTGGAACCAGAAGGATGAGCTCCCGGTGAGTGGGGGCTGAGCTACCCCTGGGGCAGATTTCTAAGGGCAAATGCTgtttcaggtttgttttgtgCTGCATGTTACAGGATGTTTTACATGGCcaccacctccagcagctctgggatttggggatctctgctgcccagggctggggctcacaGACACCCCCAGACACTgaggcagcagccacacaggcagccccagacacagcactgccctcagcagctcccacacagcACTCACCTGAAACAAAAGTACAGACAGCCAAGATGCCTTCCTTCTCCTTGGCTGGAAATGATTGCCATTCACATACCAGTGAAAGCACAAACTCCAGAGTCACAGGCAAACACGTGCTGATGGATCCTTAATTGCAGCATGGCCCTCCTAGCCCCTTTGACACCCTTTTCCAGCTGTTCCTCTGCAGTCTTCTTCCTCTGCGCTTTCTTCCTACAGTTTTTATAGTTCTGCTGACCCCCTCTCCTCAGAGACCCTCAGGTTTAGATTTGTACCTGTTTCAAAGTCCAGGTTTGGTTGCAGTTTCTTGATGACCTCTCAAGTTGTTTCTTGTTATCTCCATTATTTTTGTTCGTCAGGGTTTGTACCtctcagttttgtttgttgCCCCTCCCCTTTCACTTGTTATCCCCTTTCATATTGGAAGGATCTTTGATAAATGATCTTAAAAGCTGATGCTCTCACCTTCCACTTACCCAGAGATGTTTCTGTATAACTGGGAAGAAAATGGATCCCACAGAGACACATTCACTTCCCCTAGCTAGGCTTGAGCTTAGTCCAGGGCTTGCTTTGCACTGGCTCTTTATCAGGCAGACAGGAGATGGAAGAATTACTGCTGCAtctggggacacaggagctgggatccagTGCATTATGCTTCCAGCACATCTCATTTAGATCAGTTGAAATGAAGTTCACTTGTTATGAAACCCCAGTTTCCCTTTATAGCTCCTGCCAAGCATGTGCAGCTCTCCAGTGACCTGCTCCTGATTTGGAAAGGAAACTTATTTAGTGCAAACTGGGCATGAACTGAGTTAGCCTCTTCCACTGCAGCTGGAAGAGATTCATTTATAGAGTAAGGAGGAGTGCTGAGttttctcccagctgtgttttctgtagTGCTGAGAGTGTATCCTCTGAGTGTGACAGATTCCTGCCTTGCTGTCCAGCCAGGAATGAATAGCTAGGGAGCATTTGGAAAAAGATTCCTGTCTGATGCAAATCAGTTAATAATACACATGTGTCTCCTTGCATTTTAAACTGAAGGATCTGTAGTGTCTTCTGCTAAGGCAGTATGGGGGTGGGAAACCTTATTTTCCTTGTGCAAAGACAGATTAAGTAGCATGAAAAGGTCACATTGTCAGGTTTTGTTGAAGGTTAAACCTTAGAACAGAGGACTGCTCAGAGCCAGGTGAGCTCTGGTGTGATTTTTGCAGTTCTCAGTTAATTACTGAAGTCACAGACCTGTTCTTCTCTGTTATATGTCcctttttgaaataattttgtactCATGGCAAGAGTTGTGCTGCACAAGTATCTTCTGTGTTGGTACTGAAAATTAGTGGTTGTGATATGCTTCATTGTTCACATGACAGCAAGGTGTTAGCAGAGCCTTTCAAGAAGCTATAGAACATGAATATAGTCAATCCAagggtttttctcttttttaatttcccccTAAAATCAAATctataaattactttttatttcctaGCCAGTGATTTCCAGAAAGTCTTGATGGGTCACCAGCTCAGTTTTCCTGCCAGAGCATAGATCTGCAACAAAATTTGCACCTGTCCCTTGGCAGAATATGCTGTTTTGTTGTTACTCCCCATCCCCAACATAAATCACCATTTTAAGATCACAGTTAAGTGTTTTTGGCTGGGATATCGTCAGGCATCCACACAACGGATTTTGTTGCTTTCACAGCTGAATTGTGAAATCTGTTAAGTAACTGCCATGACCTAAAGGGATTTTATCTAGAAATGTAATTTCCTGAGATAAatgatgttaatttttttcacagattGAAGTGGACCTCGGTAAAAAGTGCTGGTATCATTCAATATTTGCCTGTCCCATTCTTCGTCAGCAAACAACAGATAATAATCCACCTATGAAATTAGTCTGTGGTCATATTATATCcagagatgctttgaataaaatGTTTAATGGCAGCAAGTAAGTACCattcttttatttcaaacaaCATGCAGACAAGGACATGTCTTAAGACTAGAATACTGTATTTTGGGAAAACTGAGTCCATAATGATGTGATTGGTGGAAGCTTGTTAATCCTGGAGAATGGCTTGAAAGCTGCATAAGCTGGGTTGGTGCACTGGAGAAAAGCATGATAAACCCTCTGATGTGTTGAAAGTGAGCTTGCATGAAGGAATGCAGCAAGCAGAGTAATTTTTCACTTCGTTGCAACCATTGTGTTGTCTTAAATTCAAACTGGAAGGCTTTACACACACAGTTTTTCCTTGGGAGCAAGGTTAGTAATGCATGAAAAAtctcttgaaaaataaaattaaacctCTAGGGGAAATATGGCTTAATAATTGAGCAAGGAGGGGAATTATAACTGTGGAAATACTCCTCCTTAGATATCTGTGGTGTGCTTCAGGCTTTTGGGCAGAAGGAAATGGGAGAGAGAAATCTCTACAGATTTTCTTGAGGAAGAACAGTGGTTATTTGGATTGAATATATACAGCTTCTGTGGAGGCTGTCAGCTTAATTTAGAGCTCTAAGTCATTCTGGGAAATCCAGTGTGAAAATAACTGAGGCTATGAATGAAAATGTCAAgtgatgtttacattctgtGCCCTGTTAGAAAAGCCTTAAGGGATGCCTTTGTGGGTGACTTTGGGTGACTTTAGCCATTTGAAGCTGTAAACTTGCTGCTGCATCATTCCTGTCCCTGATCACTCATTCCTGGTGCTTTCATTGATCAGTTTTActgacagcacagctctgacagTATTAACTCTGGAGGGGTGGGTGGGGGAAGAAGGTAAAATGCCCAAACGTGGGAGATGGGGAGCCAAATGGATCAATGCTTCAAAGTAGAATCAATTTcttccaaaagaagaaatattgtAAGTAGGTGGGATTGACTGAGAGACCTCAGCAGGGAGACCAGGCTGACCCTTCAGtcagagcctgcaggagctgatcTAAGCGGGTTGGAAAATCACAGCATTTTGGGAGCCAGACACTACAATGAACGGGATATTGAGGAAGCCACAGTGAAAGCTGCCAGCTGATTTAAAATTTctgcaaggccaggctggatggggctctaggcaacctgctctagtggaagatgtccctgcccatggcagcagggttggaatgggatggtccttaaggtctcttccagcccaaaccattttgtgattctaaaATGCAACAAGCAAATCCACAAGTAGGGATAATAACTACAGAGAAATTGCTCTTTATGATAATCCAGTAATTCAGGGGCTTGTGGGTGAAAGGTGAGAGACTATAACTAGAAGGAGAAGCATGGTAAGTTCTCTCTCAGCTAAAGGGGACTTTTCTTGGAGCCAGGTAAAGTGCTGTGGCTTAAGAGTGCAGTTgtttcctgctgcagagggaaaactCAGTACCTTTAATGCTCTGTTGTCACACATTGCCCCAGTTCTAACACATTGTCTTTGTCCCCAGGTTAAAATGCCCCTATTGTCCAATGGAACAGAGCCCTGGAGATGccaaacagatatttttctgaagaaaagttACATTATGCAGTTTGTAAGTGACACTCTGGATTTCAGGTGCATTTCAGGAGAAGTAAAACACTCTTGTTCCCTATTATGCAGCAGACTGAGGACTCCTATGTTTGTATAAGCTAATGCTACAGAAACTTTGCCAACATTTAGTATATACATACCAAGTGGAAATGCTACAGAAATATTATTACCATAGGGCTCTACTATACTCTTGGTCTCCATACCTGATCAAGTTACTACACCAGCAGTTGTCATTCAATGCAGGTTTTTGTACTTAATTATATGGtgactttttactttttaaaagcagaaattgatCACCCCCATTTGTTTAATATTCTTCCTGCTATTATTCTATCATTTTATTGATAACTGTCATCTTAGAGAATGTTTGTGGACAAAGTTTTATTTCCTGTAATGTGTACATAATTAAAGGtaaatacttcagaaaaaaaaagtttgataAATTGAATAGTCGTTATAAAactaatttgtattttttttgctgaaaatgctgtgatatattctgagtttttctttcaaacattttttcaaCTTTTACATAGAATTCAAAGTAaatgtgcatatatataaagtatataaaatatatagcCCCAAGGGGCTACCTGTTGAAATCCATCACTAATTTATAAGGGTGATGTGTGGCTAAACTGCTACTGGGGCAGAGAAGGAGTAGGAAATCCTGTTCCTTTTCACGATTGAAAAGCATCTGTGTAAGAGAACATTCAATAAATTCTGAAGTGGAAATGCTTTTAGTTGATGACATTTGCTCTCTGGCCTTTGTAGTCATGTTCTTTGAACTTTGTATTCAGGATTAGGCTATAAATGTCATGTTGCTGTATAGTTTAATAGTCATTATAGTGTGCTATTTATAAACAGTtatcaaaaccaaataaattgTAGAAGTATTCATTGTTAAATGGGGGGAAAAGCATGTTCTGATGCAATCTACTGATCACAACTCTGCACTTGGCAGAACTGGGCCCTACATCATATATTAGGAGGTAGCAAGTTTTCTGTAGCTTGAGAACACTTTGCTTCTAGCCTTGTTTTTGTAGTAGAATATTACTGCCATTGCCACTTTCTCTGCTAAATTTGTCATATTGTTGACTAGGTAAATTTGTACTCATAAAGGAGACGTAGATCACGGCAGTTAAATCTTTTTTAGTGtgcatatatttgtatttattgcaCTGTCCTATAGTAGGGCAAGCAGCCATAAGGCATGCAAAGCTACatgtaaaattatatttctgtattGTGTAGTTAAAAAAACAGCAACCAACCAACCCCAAGCTTGTCTGGTTGAACACTGACACACTGGTTGAATGCACTAGCACAATGCACTACAGAGAAGACCGTCTTTGGGAAATCTACCTTTTGAATTTGTCTGTCACCTGATGGAGAGACTGAGTCGGACTCTTGTGGGATCAGTGACAATGGACAAACCTACAGAGACATTGTAAAGTGAGGAGCGAGTCAAGGCACACAAATTTTAAACTTCAGATGTGTTTGATACATGTGAAAAAATCCAGGTGTGTGATTTTCTGCAAAACTTCCATTGTATTCACACTGAGTTCCAAACAGCCGCGTTACCAAGCGCTGAAATCAACAATAAACGGGTGAGGATATTATTTTCCATGTAGGTTTCCTAGTCTTGCTGaaattgcttttaatatttgcttttgaCTGCAATTGCTTAATGCTTTGGATCTATATGAAATGGCATATGAAGTAATTTCAAAACTCAACATACCCAATAATAACAAACCCCCACACAACCAGCCTGAAGTATGAGTGCTGCATCTTTCTGAGTTACACTGATGGTATTTTAGCACTGGTGTGAACACCAGTACATGTTGATAGCTTAGAGCCCAAGGATGGAACAGTTATTTAATGGAAATAGGGTAAAAATTCACCTTGGTTATTAAATATCACCTTAACTTGTGCATGTTATGGATCCATAGCTAATTCAAAAACTCTGTTCTCACCAGATCATTGCCATTCTTTCCCTGTCTGACTTAAAAATCCTTGCCTGCAGTTGTGCAGCTCCACCAACAGATGCTGCTCACGGTTCAGTACTGAGAGCATGTGTGCTCACCTAAcaggaggctgtgctgagcatttGGGAAGCAGTTCTGCACTTGGTTGGCACAAATAATCCAGTTTGCCCTGTGTAGTGATGTGGGTTCTCTCCTGCTACTGCTTGCTGTGCTTCTGGTAACTGGAGAGCAGGCTTGCAGGGGAAGAGTGAATAAAACTCTGTGGTTTCCATACCTAAAGTATAGTTGGCATCTGGTATGTGTGCATTGTCCCTAGTGGGGTGGGAATATCCTCAGTAAAAAATGGATTTGATTTTGAAGCTTCAGTGGGACCGGTGATGTGTCTCCATTTCACTTTTGGACCAGATTGTGAAGCCTTGGGCTAGTCCCTGAAATAGTCCTGTGTGTCCCAGGTGCTTTTTAGTGCTTCAGGATGGGAGCAAAGACACTCAGTGTGTTTGTATCTGTATCCAGATCAGCCTGTCCtccttgggctgtgctgggctggcagctgctgctcctccccttTGCAAGCTGtcagaacagcagctctgagcaagtGCACCCAAGTTAGTGGTGTGGATGGGCATCCAGTCAAGAATTTTTTGACCATGCTTATATAAAGTTTAACTTATGGCTCCTTTGAAAGTAATGGATGTTTATAACTTGATTTTCATACCAGCAGCTTGTTTGTAGTGTCAGTTCAATGTCTATTAATAGacttggattttaatttttgcaaatgCCTTAAATAGGAAATGTATTGCGATGTGTTCTTGTGGTGTTTCAGGTCTGACTTGTGTTATAAAGCATTATCAAAACTTCAAAAGAGtaggaaaggaaagcagcacatAGCCTTTTTAAACTTCACaggtattgttcatttttggTTGTCATTTACACAAAGTTCATGTCCTCACCTCCTGTTAGTACTC
The window above is part of the Molothrus ater isolate BHLD 08-10-18 breed brown headed cowbird chromosome 4, BPBGC_Mater_1.1, whole genome shotgun sequence genome. Proteins encoded here:
- the RMND5A gene encoding E3 ubiquitin-protein transferase RMND5A; the encoded protein is MDQCVTVERELEKVLQKFSGYGQLCERSLEELIQYAGGLRREILQTENQDGDLSGTISLVMTQCCKRIKDTVQKLASDHKDIHSSVSRVGKAIDKNFDSDISSVGIDGCWQADSQRILNEVMVEHFFRQGMLDVAEELCQESGLSIDQSQKEPFVELNRILEALKVRVLRPALEWAVSNREMLMAQNSSLEFKLHRLYFISLLMGGTANQREALQYAKNFQPFALNHQKDIQVLMGSLVYLRQGIENSPYVHLLDANQWADICDIFTRDACALLGLSVESPLSVSFSAGCVALPALINIKAVIEQRQCTGVWNQKDELPIEVDLGKKCWYHSIFACPILRQQTTDNNPPMKLVCGHIISRDALNKMFNGSKLKCPYCPMEQSPGDAKQIFF